Proteins from a genomic interval of Chryseobacterium indologenes:
- a CDS encoding TonB-dependent receptor, with product MKKTVIFLIGSGLISSPSVLKAQKQTTQKTVQDIESVEVQGRLHHEVTNIPRKTLDFIQSNTLGETLRKIPGIQNSGYGPNAGAPVIRSLSGNRVRVLENGMSVNDLSGISPDFNMDIEMDNVQSINVYKNSASVLYGGKAIGGAIDIETNYIPRQLPDKKFNLNAMLEGGSNSGQRQAFSAKGALTKNWVLTVGASNQKQDIVRIPGKSKDSRCYDPDLVGFNSILQSLCQLNVDSRNVLNTSLFPYISQFAIDHMIEYELSQDDLYTFSPTYYNPLDGKYYPNPKNDKYIPGQDPSKDRYRSEVNSINDIVPTKDGVIPNSHSESNSFYIGTSYIGKSFYLGGAYQNSYSYFGVPGYAMPKMPAHTHGKPQKKIDYLPINIKSLSHKAIFESAYNFNNFPIASIKLNYMGVFSKNTELLERYRANQFIIQQHNGRLEIAQKKLKFLTGTTGVEMQYRNMDGKGSQRYLPNTISREIGIFTMQHLDFNFLELDLGYRNDHVQRRAEADNAYKRSRGLSGGNLTGRDFTLHQLHAAAQWNIFKKAYLKIQYNHSERAPEVNELYSGNNHFAILTEENGDDRLDKETANTIEIGGGLNLKNLRLSANWYHTHYKNYIYLAHTGLSREVFLVKEWRSDDTEINGIEAEAAYKIDLQKLGKWEIGSYYDLVRNISVADSSIRKWSDGDYMPNMPTSRFGFSLTGSIRNFSINVGLDHYLKQKYLGKNINPELPMPAFSLLNARIAYEDSSLKIGSIEYYISGSNLLNTEARLQNSQLKFLSPMAGINVSVGVKIKIT from the coding sequence ATGAAAAAAACCGTTATTTTTTTGATAGGAAGTGGGTTGATTTCTTCTCCTTCTGTTTTAAAAGCTCAGAAACAGACTACTCAAAAGACCGTACAGGACATAGAATCTGTAGAAGTACAAGGAAGACTGCATCACGAGGTCACCAATATTCCCAGGAAGACCCTGGATTTCATCCAGTCCAATACGTTAGGGGAAACCTTGAGGAAAATTCCGGGGATCCAAAATTCCGGATATGGGCCTAATGCCGGAGCTCCGGTAATCAGAAGCCTCAGTGGCAACAGGGTTCGGGTACTTGAAAACGGAATGTCCGTTAATGACCTTTCAGGAATAAGTCCGGATTTCAATATGGATATTGAAATGGATAATGTGCAGAGCATCAATGTTTACAAAAACTCCGCATCGGTATTGTATGGAGGAAAAGCAATAGGAGGAGCCATAGATATTGAAACAAATTATATTCCCCGGCAGCTTCCCGATAAAAAATTTAATCTCAATGCCATGTTGGAAGGAGGAAGCAATAGCGGTCAAAGACAGGCTTTTTCAGCTAAAGGTGCCCTTACTAAAAACTGGGTTCTCACTGTGGGAGCAAGTAATCAGAAACAAGATATTGTAAGAATTCCGGGAAAATCGAAAGACAGCCGGTGTTATGATCCGGATCTGGTGGGTTTCAACAGTATTCTTCAGTCATTATGCCAGCTCAATGTTGATTCCAGAAATGTACTAAATACTAGTCTTTTTCCTTATATCAGCCAGTTTGCCATTGATCATATGATAGAATATGAACTTTCGCAGGATGATCTTTATACTTTTAGTCCGACGTATTATAATCCTTTGGACGGCAAATATTATCCAAATCCTAAAAATGATAAATACATCCCCGGACAGGATCCTTCAAAAGATCGTTACAGAAGTGAGGTGAACAGCATCAATGACATTGTTCCCACAAAAGACGGTGTCATTCCCAACAGCCATTCCGAAAGCAACTCCTTCTATATCGGAACCAGTTATATTGGGAAATCCTTCTACTTGGGAGGTGCTTATCAAAATTCATATTCTTATTTTGGTGTTCCCGGATACGCAATGCCCAAAATGCCGGCCCATACTCACGGCAAACCTCAGAAAAAGATAGACTATTTACCGATCAATATCAAGAGCCTTTCTCATAAAGCAATATTTGAATCCGCATATAATTTCAATAATTTCCCGATTGCCAGTATAAAACTGAATTATATGGGCGTTTTTTCAAAAAATACGGAACTTCTTGAACGATACAGAGCCAATCAGTTTATCATACAACAACATAACGGCCGTCTTGAAATAGCTCAGAAAAAACTCAAATTCCTGACCGGAACCACAGGTGTGGAGATGCAATACAGAAATATGGACGGAAAAGGCAGTCAACGATACCTGCCCAATACCATCAGTCGTGAGATCGGAATTTTCACCATGCAGCATCTTGATTTCAATTTTCTAGAATTGGATCTGGGGTACCGGAATGACCATGTACAACGCAGAGCCGAAGCAGATAACGCGTACAAAAGAAGCCGTGGACTTTCCGGAGGAAATCTTACCGGGAGAGATTTTACCCTCCACCAGCTCCATGCCGCAGCCCAATGGAATATCTTTAAGAAAGCTTATCTGAAAATACAGTATAACCATTCGGAAAGAGCTCCTGAAGTGAACGAGCTGTACTCGGGAAACAACCATTTTGCCATCCTGACGGAAGAAAACGGAGATGACAGACTGGATAAAGAAACTGCAAATACGATAGAAATAGGAGGCGGACTTAATTTAAAAAACCTTCGCTTGTCTGCCAATTGGTATCACACCCATTATAAAAATTATATTTATCTGGCTCATACCGGGCTGTCACGGGAAGTTTTCCTGGTTAAGGAATGGCGTTCTGATGATACCGAAATCAATGGAATAGAGGCGGAAGCAGCTTATAAAATCGATCTTCAGAAGTTGGGAAAATGGGAGATAGGCTCTTATTATGACCTGGTCAGAAACATCAGTGTTGCCGACAGTTCTATCAGGAAATGGAGTGACGGAGATTATATGCCCAATATGCCTACAAGCCGTTTCGGTTTCAGCCTGACGGGAAGTATACGGAATTTCAGCATCAACGTAGGGCTGGACCATTACTTAAAACAAAAATATTTAGGAAAAAATATTAATCCGGAGCTTCCTATGCCGGCATTTTCTCTTCTTAATGCCCGTATTGCCTATGAGGATAGCAGTCTGAAAATAGGAAGTATAGAGTATTATATCTCAGGAAGCAATCTTTTAAATACAGAAGCCAGACTTCAGAATTCCCAATTGAAATTTCTGAGCCCCATGGCCGGAATTAATGTTTCTGTGGGCGTGAAAATCAAAATAACATAA
- a CDS encoding LexA family transcriptional regulator: MSIFSNNIRFLRARRKLSQQNVADELMISRVRYSKYENGISEPPIELLIKISKYFHTSIDLLLSVDIQKYPMDEMMKLPDNRIVLPVAVDDLGNDTIEIIPQKASMGYLEGYSDVEYIESLQRIALPFLTNGKYRAFPADGDSMPPFRSGSYIVGKYVEGINDLKPGKTYVFVTLNDGITYKRFKERKDSSICVSADNSFYEPYDIPFDEVVEIWQYASGIFPEDFEPGDYESYNFKEMFRELRQDIKDLDRKVSGRRKKA, encoded by the coding sequence ATGTCAATTTTTTCAAATAATATACGCTTTTTAAGAGCCAGAAGAAAGCTCTCTCAGCAGAATGTAGCCGATGAACTGATGATTTCCCGTGTACGATATTCCAAATACGAAAACGGAATCTCTGAACCTCCTATTGAGCTGCTGATTAAAATTTCCAAATACTTTCACACCAGTATCGATTTGTTATTGTCCGTAGATATTCAGAAATATCCTATGGATGAAATGATGAAGCTTCCGGATAACAGGATCGTTCTTCCTGTTGCTGTAGACGACCTGGGAAATGACACTATTGAAATCATTCCTCAGAAAGCATCCATGGGATATCTGGAAGGCTATAGTGATGTGGAATATATTGAGAGCCTGCAAAGAATTGCACTCCCCTTTCTTACCAATGGTAAATACAGAGCCTTTCCGGCAGACGGGGATTCTATGCCGCCATTCAGAAGCGGTTCCTATATTGTAGGAAAATATGTAGAAGGTATCAACGACCTGAAGCCTGGTAAGACGTATGTTTTTGTAACATTGAACGACGGGATTACCTATAAACGTTTTAAAGAAAGAAAAGACAGTTCAATCTGTGTAAGTGCAGATAATTCTTTCTATGAACCTTATGATATTCCTTTTGATGAAGTAGTGGAAATCTGGCAGTACGCCTCAGGTATTTTCCCTGAAGATTTTGAGCCCGGCGATTATGAAAGCTACAATTTCAAAGAAATGTTCCGCGAACTGAGACAGGATATCAAAGATCTGGATCGTAAAGTTTCCGGCCGTCGCAAAAAAGCATAA
- a CDS encoding ferritin-like domain-containing protein, which yields MNILKLLDKLSHDKFFTTEATRLDAITNISAFGKKAAVASVPLGLAGMMASPAKAETQKIQGTSTFLKSTLTDALQLALVLEYLENEYYSMGLSKAGLIPNSDRAVFMQISKHESAHVNFLKSTLTSLGTTPGAKPNFDFTANGNFSPFTDYNQFLILAQAFEDTGVRAYKGQAGNVMSNKVVLQAALQIHSVEARHASQVRRMRANKGWIELANGGNMPSSTNAVYAGEDNTNQAGYNTATLFGAAAGSAAYDEILSGSDAQTIASLFIV from the coding sequence ATGAATATTCTTAAATTACTAGATAAGCTTTCCCATGATAAATTCTTTACCACGGAAGCCACAAGATTAGACGCTATCACCAATATTTCTGCATTCGGTAAAAAAGCGGCCGTCGCTTCAGTTCCTCTTGGGCTGGCAGGGATGATGGCTTCGCCTGCAAAGGCAGAAACACAGAAAATTCAGGGAACTTCAACCTTTTTAAAAAGCACGTTAACCGATGCTTTACAACTGGCCCTGGTGCTGGAATACCTGGAAAACGAATATTACAGTATGGGATTATCTAAAGCAGGATTGATCCCTAATTCCGACAGAGCGGTTTTTATGCAGATTTCAAAACACGAATCTGCGCATGTCAATTTTTTAAAGAGCACGTTGACTTCTTTAGGAACCACACCCGGTGCAAAGCCCAATTTTGACTTTACAGCCAATGGAAATTTTTCCCCGTTTACCGATTATAACCAGTTTCTTATTCTGGCTCAAGCTTTCGAAGACACTGGTGTAAGAGCATATAAAGGGCAGGCGGGAAATGTAATGTCTAATAAAGTGGTCCTGCAGGCGGCTTTACAGATTCATTCCGTAGAGGCAAGACATGCTTCTCAGGTAAGAAGAATGAGAGCCAATAAAGGCTGGATAGAGTTGGCCAACGGCGGAAATATGCCTTCTTCCACCAACGCAGTGTATGCAGGAGAAGATAATACCAATCAGGCAGGCTACAATACCGCAACTTTATTTGGAGCCGCTGCGGGTTCTGCAGCATATGATGAAATTCTAAGCGGAAGCGATGCTCAGACGATCGCTTCCTTATTTATAGTTTAG
- a CDS encoding ferritin-like domain-containing protein produces MKKTIQVSNQGATLDTSRRNFLKLSGIGLAVAGLTIIGCTDDDNFQDPGNSAVFDLGTGDVAILNYAYALEQLEADFYTKVVNNFYSGISSIEKEIFTDLYHHEVVHRDFFKAAISGVTQNVLPKLEFQYSNVNFNDRNSVLATSKALEDTGVAAYNGAGKYISNPDYLVIAGKIVSVEARHASAIRNLINPGSADFSGDDVIDANGLDLAKEPKDIVMAAGGFIKTPFTWKERGIN; encoded by the coding sequence ATGAAAAAAACAATTCAGGTTTCTAATCAGGGTGCAACCCTGGATACCAGCAGAAGAAACTTTTTAAAATTAAGTGGAATAGGTCTGGCTGTAGCGGGACTTACCATCATAGGCTGTACAGATGATGATAATTTTCAGGATCCGGGCAACAGTGCAGTGTTCGACCTCGGAACAGGAGATGTGGCAATATTAAATTATGCCTATGCTCTGGAGCAACTGGAAGCAGATTTCTATACGAAAGTGGTCAATAATTTTTATTCAGGGATTTCCAGTATTGAAAAAGAGATCTTTACAGATCTTTATCATCATGAGGTAGTGCATCGTGATTTCTTTAAGGCAGCCATTAGTGGTGTGACTCAAAATGTACTTCCTAAACTGGAATTTCAGTATTCTAACGTCAATTTTAACGACAGGAATTCTGTATTAGCAACTTCAAAAGCATTGGAAGACACGGGAGTAGCCGCTTATAACGGAGCCGGAAAATATATTTCCAATCCGGATTATCTGGTGATTGCCGGAAAAATAGTTTCAGTAGAAGCAAGGCACGCTTCAGCTATAAGAAATCTGATCAATCCCGGATCTGCGGATTTTTCCGGAGATGATGTCATTGACGCCAACGGGCTGGATCTGGCCAAAGAACCTAAAGACATCGTGATGGCTGCAGGAGGATTTATCAAAACACCTTTCACATGGAAAGAAAGAGGTATTAATTAA